In a single window of the Antedon mediterranea chromosome 1, ecAntMedi1.1, whole genome shotgun sequence genome:
- the LOC140063608 gene encoding uncharacterized protein, protein MYKVNIFVKNTNRMSSSWLFLFVLFGIGNNVFSAEITFPDHVTVNMSSSGFLECSLTLTSDESITPHGIHWTKNDNIEIASSDSVTNGDTIKYALSGLSVTQNVSITQTLLILEVGENDLGTYQCTFILNGQETNVKASTRLYITNYVPTPMCYTPEKTIVQPDDIITLRCDSDPADPLIEMMWSIDGNIISTNSQNTNNPLSLNYVLTVPNTEGVISYICQTSNTLDNVQACMINLLVESPLNLLIMQTPEIAVIGQDVTFICLVSSGTVTSYAWTFQDAGISYNIDGSALTIHNVQASYDGLNLICTVATSTQEERKSIKLTLSTPITTLAQTTPTSLPTTKARKQISKVATQAIRTTAIMPKITSVAWNEITSNPAMSTAKSEKQESTSVDTMVIIIAAVCGSIFLLLSICILIICLRTGHQKQPSEQNLSARMEYYKNVSVENEVKGDMVVNHLDINFLPNNFDISVLQTENDIYYKDDGWEPPPSAQTTTL, encoded by the coding sequence ATGTATAAAGTGAATATTTTTGTGAAAAATACAAACAGGATGAGTTCATCATGGCTATTCTTATTTGTTCTTTTTGGTATAGGAAACAATGTGTTTTCTGCTGAAATAACATTTCCAGATCATGTGACTGTAAATATGTCTTCGAGTGGATTCCTTGAATGTTCGTTAACATTAACTTCTGATGAATCTATTACTCCACATGGCATACATTGGACTAAAAATGACAATATTGAAATTGCTTCAAGTGATTCTGTGACAAACGGTGATACAATAAAGTATGCACTAAGTGGATTATCTGTTACTCAAAATGTTTCAATAACACAAACATTGCTAATACTAGAGGTTGGTGAAAATGATCTAGGAACGTATCaatgtacttttattttaaatggtcAAGAGACTAATGTCAAAGCCTCTACAAGACTGTACATTACGAATTATGTTCCCACACCAATGTGTTATACACCAGAGAAAACGATTGTGCAGCCTGATGACATAATAACATTGCGATGTGATTCAGACCCTGCAGATCCGCTAATAGAAATGATGTGGTCAATAGATGGAAATATCATTTCAACTAACAGtcaaaatacaaacaatccTTTAAGCCTGAACTATGTACTGACAGTTCCTAATACAGAAGGTGTTATTTCTTATATATGTCAGACTTCAAATACATTAGATAATGTTCAGGCTTGTATGATAAACTTATTGGTTGAAAGTCCTTTAAATCTTTTGATAATGCAAACACCTGAAATAGCAGTTATAGGCCAAGATGTAACGTTTATTTGCCTTGTGTCAAGTGGCACTGTTACATCGTATGCATGGACATTTCAAGATGCAGGAATCAGTTATAATATTGATGGTAGTGCTTTGACGATTCACAATGTTCAGGCTAGCTACGATGGTTTAAACTTAATTTGTACAGTGGCCACAAGTACTCaagaagaaagaaaatcaaTTAAACTAACATTATCAACTCCAATTACAACTTTAGCACAGACTACACCTACAAGCTTACCCACAACGAAAGCTCGGAAGCAAATATCGAAGGTAGCAACACAAGCTATTAGAACAACTGCAATAATGCCTAAAATCACCAGTGTAGCATGGAATGAAATCACATCAAATCCAGCTATGTCTACTGCCAAATCAGAAAAACAAGAATCTACATCAGTAGATACAATGGTTATCATAATTGCTGCAGTTTGTGGTTCAATCTTTCTACTGCTTAGCatctgtattttaataatttgcttACGAACAGGCCATCAAAAACAGCCATCTGAACAAAATCTAAGTGCACGCATGGAATATTACAAGAACGTTAGTGTAGAGAATGAAGTAAAAGGTGACATGGTTGTTAATCAtcttgatattaattttttaccAAACAATTTTGATATCTCTGTACTTCAAACTGAAAAtgatatatattataaagatgACGGATGGGAACCTCCACCTTCAGCTCAGACCACCACATTGTAg